A region of the Fusobacteria bacterium ZRK30 genome:
AAAACTGGCTGTGACCTCTGCTACAGAACTCTATGAGGATATGGTCAGAAGATTTTCTGAGTTTGAGATAGGACTCCTCCATGGGAGGATGAAAAATGGAGAAAAGGAAGAGATTATGGCTAAGTTTAAGAAAAATAAGATCCAGATATTGGTGTCTACTACAGTTATAGAGGTAGGAGTGAATGTTCCTAATGCTACTATTATGATGATAACCAATGCCAACAGGTTCGGGCTGGCAGGATTGCACCAGCTTCGTGGAAGGGTAGGAAGGGGAGAACATAGATCCTACTGTTTTTTAATAGCCAAAACAGATAATGATACCTCTAAATCCAGATTAAAGGTTATGGAATCAACTACAGATGGTTTTTTAATAGCCGAGGAAGATCTAAAACTCCGTAAACCAGGGGAGATATTCGGGACACGTCAGAGCGGGATCTCAGATCTAAAATTTGTAGATATAGTTCACGATGTAAAAACCATAAAGTTAGTCAGGGATATCTCCATAGAGTATCTAAAAAAATACAGTGGAGAGATACAGGAAAATACATTGAGAATTGATATAGTGGAAAAATTCAAAGTGGATGAGATAAAATAGGAGTGGATTTATGAATATAGTGAAGTTGAATATGGAAGATTATGACAAGGTATGGATTATAAGTGACATCCATGGATATCATAATGTATTCTTAAAATTAATGGATAAGATAAAATTGACAGCAAAGGATCTATTGATTATAAATGGTGATTCCTGCGATCGTGGGCCTTCAAGTTTAAAGATGTATGAAACAATAGAAGATTTGATCGAGAGGGGATTAAACATAATTCATACCTTTGGTAACCATGAGGATCTTATGGTCAATGCCATTGAAAAGGGTGAATTATTTGCCTGGTATAGAAATGGAGGGAGACAGACAGTTGATTCCTATAAGAAAAAATATGATATCTTGAATAAACACTTAAAATATATAAAGAATATGCCCATAGCAGTTGATCTGGGTAAATATTTTATAGTACATGGAGGGATAAATCCAGAAAAAAGCATCGAAGATCAGACTCCCTATGAGATGACGTGGATAAGGGGAGATTTTATAGATTATCCCCTTTTAAAAACCGATAAAATTATAGTTTATGGGCATACTCCTAACTTAGATGGGAAGATCCACTTTGTCAGTGATCAAAAGATATCTATAGACTGCGGGAGTTACGACACCGGAGTTGTAGGAGCTATTGAGCTGAAAAGTATGGAGATTATATATGAAAGCACAGACAGATTAAATATATATTTGAATCAGCACTTTAAAAAAAGATAGAGTTGGACTTTGGTTAATACTATGAAAATATCGAGGAATTAAACTTGCTAATACTCCAATATAAAAGTAATATCATAAGGATATTATTTTGTATTTAGGAGGAGAGAGTATGAAAAAGTTAATATTTATAATACTGTCATTGCTGCTTTTAGCATGTGGAAAAGAAGAGGTATCTAAAAAAACTAGAGATACACTAGTGATTGCAGATTCGGCTAATCCAAAATCGTTGGATCCACACATGGGAAATGACGGGAGTTCTTTACGGATAAACAAGCAAATTTATTCAAGACTGGTAGAATCAACTGGAGACATGGAAATTATTCCTGGGTTGGCAGAAAGCTGGGAACAGATCAATCCAAAAACTGTAGAATTTAAATTGAGAAAGGGAGTTAAATTTCATAATGGAGAAGATTTTACAGCAGAGGATGTAAAGTATTCATTTGAAAGGATGCAGACTTCACCAAGGATAGCCTTTATCCTGCCACCATTGGAGGAGATCAAGGTTATAGATGATTACACTGTACAGATAGTTACAAAAACACCATTTGGTCCATTATTTGCTCACCTGTCCCACCCGGCTTTGGCTATTGTAAATAAAAAAGCCATAGAAAAATATGGAAAAGATTATGGACAGCATCCAGTGGGGACAGGGCCTTATAAATTTGAATCTTGGGACGCAGGGGATAAAGTTACTTTGGTTAGAAATGATGAATATTTTCTGACTCCTCCAACATTTAAGCACCTTGTAATGAGAAATATTGTGGAAGCTTCTAATAGGACCATTGGTCTGGAAACGAAGGAATTGGATATCGCTCTTTCTATTGGTGCTGTTGATATTGAAAATATAAAAAATAACAAAAATTTAAAGTTATTGGAAAAACCATCGATCTCATATTCATATATTGGTTTTAATAATGATAAAGAGGTCTTTAAAAATAAGGATTTAAGGCTGGCTATAAACTATGCTATAGACAAGCAAAGCATAGTGGACGTAGTATTAGATGGAGCAGGAAAGGTAGCGACCTCTCCACTTGCTCCAGGTGTTTTTGGATTTACAGATAAAACAAAGGCATATGAGTATAACCCGGAAAAGGCAAGGGAATATATGGTTAAAGCCGGGTATAAAGATGGGCTGACATTAACATTGACTATATATGAAGGAAATTCAAACAGCGATGTAGCTACTATTGTACAGGCTCAATTAAAAGAGATTGGTATAGATTTGATTATTCAATCTTATGAAACAGGAGCGTTTTTTACATACACTGCTGAAGGAAAACATGAGATGTTTTTAGGATCTTGGGGCTGTGTAACTGGTGATGCAGACTACGGATTGTATGCAGTTTATCACTCAACAGCAAAGGGAGCAGCAGGGAATAGAAGTTTTTATAGTAATCCTGAGGTAGATAAATTATTGGAGGAAGGGAAAATTTCTATAGACCCTGAGAGAAGAAAGAAAATATATGAAAAAGCTCAAGAGATTATCGTAGATGATGCAGCGGAAGTTATGTTATATAACAGAATTTTAAGTGTAGGAACTCAAAAAGATATTCAGGGGTTGAATCTACATCCGGTAACACTGCATGATTTTTATCCGGTTTCTATAGGAAAATAAAAGAGTAGTATTAAGGGAGAGAAAATGAAGAAAGTATTGGTATTATTTATGTTAAATATTCTAGTTGTTTTCGGTGAAGTCCAGGTAAAGTATTCCTCTTCATCTGAAAAGGAAGAGAAAGAAGTAAAGGAATGGATGGTAAAAAACAGGGTGATTGAAGATCTGACAGATACTGTAAATAAAGAGATAAAGATAGAAAAAGAACTAGTGGTAGCAGTAGGAGATGGAGATTCTGTACACTATAATCCTGAAAATCGTGAGATAGTTATAACTTATGATTTTATAATAGAAGTCAGGGAAAGGTTTAAAGGTGAATATAAGAAAGAATGGGAAATCTATGCAAAGGATGCAATAGAACATACTTTCTATCACGAATTAGGCCATGCTCTGGTAGATCTTTTAAATATACCTGTTCTGGGAAAAGAGGAAGATGCTGTAGATGATTTTGGGATAATTATGCTTATTTTGACAAAGGAAGATGGGGAAGAACGGGCTATCTCAGCAGCAGAACTTTTCTTTATGGAGGGGCTGGAAATAGAAGAATTTTCTTCTGAAGATTTAATGGATGAGCACAGTTTGGATGATCAGAGGGGATATAGGAGTCTTAATTTGGTATATGGAAGTAATCCAGAAAAATATAAGGATATAGCAGAAGACCTAAAGATGGATGAAGACAGACGGCTTATGGCTCAGGGGATCTTTGAACAGCAGACTATCAATTGGTTGAGGCTTTTAAAACCCTATTTGAAAGACGGTATTCTTTTAACAACATATAAAGAATTTCAATAAAACATAAGGACCTATGAAATAAAAAAAAGCGGCTTAATCTATAGATTAAGCCGCTTTTTTTTATTTCATAGACAAAATTTATTAGTAATAGAAAAAAACTTGAAGGTGGTATGAGACCAAGTTGTAGAATGTCTTTATAATAGAGATTATCAATAAATTGGAGGGGAAGAGATATGAAGAAAAAAATATTAGGAGTAAGGCTATTTTTAAGGATAAAAATGGAGATTAAGAAAAAATAGTATGAAAAAAATGATTTAGTCATAATAGATTAGGTCATTTTTTTTATAAAAATTATTAATAATAAAAAACTTGAACATGGTTTCGCACCATGTTTTAGAATAACTTATAGAAAAAAATAAAAAATATTTAGGAGGAAGAAAGTGAAAAAAATAAAAATTATATTAGGAATGCTATTTTTATTATCTAGTATGTCATTTGCAACAGGGTTACAATTGAATGTTGCAGGAAAAGGGATCCCGGCATCTCAAGAGGTAAATGGACTAAGGTTAAATCTGATTTATGGAAAAACAGAAGCTGTGAAAGGTGTAGATTTTAATTTAGTAGCTTTAGGAGATACTGATAATTTTAAAGGACTACAAATTGGGATGTTAGGAGCCAATAGAATAGAAAATACATTCAAAGGGGCAGGGATTGGCGTTGTTAATATTCATAAGGGAGATTCTACAGGACTTTTATGGGGACTTGTTAATGTATCAAAGGATGTAAAAGGTGTCCGGTATGGATTTGTTAACTATTCAAAAGGCAGATCAACAGTTGATCTGGGAACGGTTAATATTTCTCAAAGTTCAGCATTTCAAATGGGATTATTCAACAAGACAGATGACCTCACAGGGGTACAGTTAGGATTAATAAATATGGCTAAGACAGGATTTTTACCAATATTCCCATTCTTTAATATCGATGGAAGGATATTCTAGATACTTAAAAAATACCACTATATCTATAGTGGTATTTTTTTATTAAGGAATGGGAATAAGATACAGAGGTTGTATTGCTAAAAAAAACTTAAACTTTGATAAAAAACAAAAAAAGCTTGAAGCTGGTTTCACACCATGTTTTAGAATGGTTTATAGAAAAAAATAAAAGATATTTAGGAGGAAGAAGATGAAAAAAGTATTAATTGGATTAACAGCTTTAACAATGGCAACATCGGTAATGGCAGCAGGAAGAACAGTGGTAGAAACCAGAGTAGGTGGATCTTTTGCGGGAGCTTACAAATCACAAGGTGTTTCTTATGAAGGGAAAAGTGCAGATTTATAGGGAAGTAAAACTTCTGGATTAGGTTATGAATTAGCTATTGAAGGAATGCAGGAAGTAAAAGATAACGTATTCCTAGGATTAGGTGTAGCTTACCAAAGTCATGCTAAGAATAAATCTACATTACAAGGGAATTCTGTAGGGCCAACAGGTTATGAAAAAGCACAAATGTTTAAATCAGTACCTTTATACCTGACAGCTAAATATCAGTTTGATATGGGAACGGAAGTTAAGCCATTTGTAAAAGCTAATTTGGGATATTCATTCAATTTAAAAGGTGATGAAATAATGACTAAGAAAAATAGTGTAAGTAATGGATTATACTATTCAGTTGGTGCAGGAATAGACTACAATAATTTCGTATTGGACCTGTCTTACCAGGTAAACCAAGGTAAAATGAAAATAGAAGCAGAAGGAGTAAGTAAGAAATTAAAGGCAGACCATAGCAGGGTAACATTGGGACTTGGATATAGATTCGATTTATAAAAAATAAGAAAAAAAGGCTTATGCCTTTTTTTCTTATTTTGATTATAATTGTTTTCGTATTAAGTGTTATTGATTTTTTACAGTAAAACCAAAAAAATAAAAGACCTCCCAGCTGTAATAGTCGTACAGTCAAGAGGTCTTTATTTTATTATTTAAGGAAAGAAAGAAACGAAAAAATTATTATTCTCATTTGCTTCTATTAATTAGTCGGAGAAAGCAGGAAAAAAGTTTAAAATTTTTTTTAAAATAATAAAAAAAGCTTGAACGTGGTCTTAGACCATGAATTATTATAGGTTATATTAAAAACATCAGATGAGAAGGGTCTATAAATACAAAAGTTTATAAAATTAAATTTTACGGGGTAGAAAAGGAGAAGGATGTAGATGAAAAACATAAAATTTTACTATAAATTAATCAAACAGGGGAGTAAGAAGGGGCAGTTGAATACAAGGAAAAAGAAGATCAGGTTTTCCCTGAGAACTATGATTTTTTACCCGTGGATGACAGAACTGACAGATTTCATTAGGAATCATGACTACCTTTCAGCAAGGGTCTTTGAATATCCTATCTTAATGAGTAAGATCCATCGGCCGTACTTATCTAATTCTTTTAAGGTAGGGGAAAAAATAAAAACTATAAAGGACAGTTACAGATTTATAGATAAATATTTATCTCCTGGGATGAGGGAGAGGCTCTATACAGATGGAAAGATAAAAATTGGAGAGATCAGAGGCAACAAGGAGGAAGTGTTTGAAATAAATCTGGCCCTCTACCCCCACTATGACAAGGAAGGGGAATTCAATTTGATACTGACCAATTCAGATAAGGTTGTTCTTTCCACATTGACATTCAGTCTCCAGAAAGTTAAAGATGGGTTCAGAATATTTGTAGGGGGGCTCCAGGGAGCTGGTAGGAATGTAGATCACAATATAATAAAAGCTGCTACTAAAAGTATGTATGGAATTTTTCCAAAGAAAGTGGTCATGGAATCTCTTTATTTCCTGGAAAAAACATTGGATATGGAGATTGAAAAGGTTTGCGTGGGAAATGCCCAGCATGTCTATGGTGCAAAAAGATATAAAAGAAAAAGAACTATTCATTCCAGCTACGATGAATTCTGGGAGTCTTTAAACGGGAAGATTTTGAACTCAGGTCTATGGCTGCTGCCGAAAAAACTTGAAAGAAAGGATATCCTTGAAGTTGCCAGCAAGAAAAGGGGACAGTATAGGAAAAAATACAATTTATTGGATCAATTGGAAGGTTCTATTTTAAATACGGTTAAAGGTGTCTAAAAAAGCTTGAACTTGGGCTTAGCCCAAATGGTAATCTATGGTTATATTAATAAAATTTTGGAGGGAAAGAGGATGAAAGTAATGAAAAAAATTAGTATGTTATTGGTTGTCTTATCGATGGTTGTATTTACAGGGTGCAGTAATGTGGTGGCTACAAGGACTACCTTTGATGTGAAGAAAACAAAGTTAAGTGATGAGCAGATGTTGGATGTAGTGGAGAAAATACTGACTGAAGAGGGAATGAAGGTTGTCAGCCAGGAATCAACAGAAAAATATAAGGTAGTAAAAGCCGTAAAGGATATTGAGCCAGAATCAAATCAATCAGCTGCAGATCAGGCATTGACTATAGGTGTAGATTATTTATTAGGAAGGGATGTACTGACATTATTCTTCGTGTTAGATGATGATAAGATGTATCTGTACGGGACCCTTAAAAATGTAAAAAAGCAGCTGTTAGCTGGTGATGATGTAAGTTATAAAAATATGACTGAGGAGATGCATACTGAGCGTTCGCTGGATATAATGAATAAAATTGCAAAGAGAATCAAAGAGGATACTGGCTTATCCGGTAGAATATGGAATACCACAGGTAAGCTGGGATCGGAATATAAGATAAACTAAATATTATATAAAATTAAGGAAAACCTTTTTGAATGAGTAGAGATAGTATCTATTTATTTAAGAAGGTTTTTTTATTTGAAAAAACTTGAACATGGTGTTACACCATGAATTAGAATTTATTTATATCAATAAAATTTAATTTGGAGGAAAAAAGGAATGAAGAAGAAATTATTATTAATGAGTTTAATGACAGCGCTTTCTACAGGTGCTATGGCAATATCCGGGTCTTGGGGGATGTCCATGGAGGGAGAGAATAACTCAAATGCTTTCAACAACGGAGATATGATCTTACCGGCAATTACAGGTACATTATTCCCAATGGAGGACTCATCTTTTTATGTGGGGACTAAGATAACTACAAGGATTCATCTGAATAACTCAGCATTTTATAACGCAGATGACAGAAGTCTCAGCAAGGGAGACGGAAGGGATAGATATGAGATCTTCACAGGGTATACCTGGACTGAGGGCAATTTCTCATTTATGCCAAAGATCGCCTACAGATATGAAAACTATAAGTTTAAACAATCCAAAGACCAGATGCACTTTGTCAGAATCAATCCCAATATGAAATACACTGTAAATGAGGATGTAACTGTTTATTTCAAAGGGTTGATCAACCCTGGAACAAAAAAAGGGGATGCTTATGACTGGACTAATCTAGATGGAACTAAGACAGGACATAAAGACAGTTATAAACATAAGAGTTTTTCCTATGAGGCAGAGTTAGGAGCTAAGTATAAGCTGGCGGATAACCAGGATGTAGCTTTTGGTGTTTATAATGAAAGAGAGATTGAGAAAGATAAGTTTGAAAGAAATATCTGGGAAGCCAGAGCATATTATGACTATAAATTTGAAAATGGTGTAAAAGCAGGACCATATGCAAGATTCTGTCTTTCCAGAAATGATAAAGGAAACGGGGATAATAAATTTGATAAGTACAGCAATAAAAGAAACAGATACGGAATAAAGGCAGACTTCCCAGTATCAGAAACGTTTGCTATGTACTCAGAAGTTTACTACCAAGTGCATAAAAATGCAGGGATAAAAAAAGGAAATAGTGTAACCAATGACAGGTTATTCTATAAGTTAGGATTTACACAAAAATTCTAAAATAAAAAAATTTAAAGGTAAAATAGATCTAAAAAAGGAGGGGTCCCCTCCTTTTTTAGATCTATTTTATAGGTATCTGGATCTCAAAGATCCAGTCTTTATCTGACTTTGCTGTAATGGTACTGGAAATAGAGATCAGGTAGACAGGGCCATTTTGTTCTAAACCTTGTTCTTTTAGGAGTGACAGTTCGTGAATGATGTTTTCTTCTATAGTTTTAAGAAGATCTTTCTCATCTTTCATATTAGCTTTAAACTGTACACAAAAATATCTTCCCTCAGACATTATATTTGTTTCCTCACTTTTTATATTCTCAACGGGGAATAAAAAATAGTTGTCAGCCCAAAGTTTATTTTCTTTGAAAGTAAAAGTGAGACCTGAAGTATTTAAAAATTGTCTAACCAATTGAGGAGACTCAATTTCCATAATTTTTTTCTGACTGAGGTTGTCTAGGCTCATATCTAATTTAAGGGAGACTATATTTCGCTTTTGCAGTGTTTTGATGATAGGTTTTTCTAAAAGGTTATTTTCAGCATCTATAGTTTCAACAATACTGTTTAAAATATTTAAATAGCCATGGATAGACTGAATCTGATCCTCTAGTATATTCATTCTGCCTAATAAAAAGTTCTTTGTAGAAGAATTTACAGGACATTCTTCCTTGAGTTTTAAAAATTCAGTGGTTTCTTTTGTAGATAGTCCAGAGGCTTTGAGGCATTGAATCAAGTAAAAGAAATGAAGCTGGGTATCGGAATAATATCTCCTTTTAGATTCCGGGTCGGTATATTCAGGGATTAAAAGTTTTTTCTTTTCATAGTATCGTAAAGTATCTAAAGTAACATTGTATTTTTTTATTAATTCTCCTCTGGAAATCATAATATACACTCCTTTAAAATATATTTAATAATTATGATTATAACAAAGAAAAAAGGAAAACAAAAGTAATCTGATTGAAAATTTTTTAATAGAAGAATTTGGTTATAGTAATAGAAATAAAATGGCATAAACTTTAGAAATTTTTCACAAATTCATTTTATATCAATAAAAATTTTGATAAACCAAAACAAACTTGATATAATGATAGATAAGAAAAATTACAGGATAAAATAATTTATTAATTTAAAATTATTGATGAAGGATAGACTTTCATCAAAATATTAGGAGGATTAGATCATATGAGATTCAGTAAGATGTATGCAAAAACACTGAAAGAAACACCAAAAGATGCTGAGGTAGTCAGTCATCAATTGATGTTAAGATCAGGAATGATAAAAAAATTAGCAAGTGGGGTTTATACATACCTTCCTTTAGGGTATAAAGCATTAAAAAAAGTAGAAAAAATAACTAGAGAAGAGATGGATAGAGCAGGTTCTCAAGAATTATTTATGCCAGTATTACAACCAGCGGAACTATGGAAAGAAACTGGAAGATGGGAAGTAATGGGACCAGAAATGATGAGACTTAAAGACAGACATGACAGAGACTTTATATTAGGACCTACTCATGAAGAGGTAATCACAGACATAATTAGAAACGATATATCATCATATAAATCTTTACCACTTAGTCTTTACCAAATCCAGACTAAATTTAGAGATGAAAGAAGACCTAGATTCGGACTTATGAGAGGAAGAGAATTCTTAATGAAGGATGCTTACTCATTTCATGCAACTGATGAATCTTTAGATGATGAATTTGAAAATATGAAGGCTGCATATACTAGAGTTTTTGAAAGATGTGGACTTAAATTTAGATCTGTAGAAGCAGATTCAGGAGCTATCGGAGGAAGCGGATCACAAGAATTTCATGTGTTAGCTGAATCTGGTGAAGATGAAATAATCTTCTGTAATACTTGTGATTATGCAGCTAACCTTGAGAAAGCAGAAAGTGTTATAAAAGAAGAAATAGTACAAACTAAAGAGGAATTAGCAGAGGTAGAATTAAGAGATACTCCTAATGTTGCCAAGATAGACGACGTTTGTGAATATTTTGGAATTCCTGCTTCTAAAACTGTAAAAGCTATCACTTATATGGATACTTTATCATTAAAAGTGTACATGGTTTTACAAAGAGGAGACTATGAGATAAACGAAGTTAAACTTAAGAATTTAGTAAATGAAACTGACCTAGTTATGTTAAGTGACGCTGATCTTGTTGCTCATAACTTAATAAAAGGTTATATGGGACCATATAATGTTGAATTAGGTGATATAACACTTGTTGCAGATGAGAGTGTAACTAAGATAATAAACCATACTGCTGGTGGAAATAAAGTGGATACACACTATATGAACGTAAACTATGGTAGAGACTATACAGCTCATATTGTAGGAGATGTTAGAAGCGTAAAAGCTGGTGAAGGATGTCCTAGATGTAGCGGGGGAGAATTAGAAAGTGCCAGAGGAATAGAAGCTGGTCACGTATTCAAACTTGGAAAGAAGTATTCTGAAAGTATGGGAGCTACATTTTTAGATGAAAATGGAAAGACAAATACAATGACTATGGGATGTTATGGTATCGGAGTTTCTAGAACTATGGCAGCTGCAATAGAGCAAAATAACGATGAGAATGGAATTATCTGGCCTATGTCAATAGCTCCTTACTTAGTAGATGTAATTCCTGCAAATATAAAAGATGCAGATCAATTAGGATTAGCAGAAAAATTATATGCTGAATTAACTGATAAAAATATCGATACTGTAATCGATGACAGAAAGGAAAGACCAGGATTTAAATTTAAAGATGCAGACTTAATCGGATTCCCAATTAAATTAATAGTTGGAAGAGGAGCTAAGGATGGATTAGTAGAAGTTAAGATTAGAAAAACTAACGAAGCTTTCGAAGTAAAAGCAGAAGAAGTAATTTCATTCATTGAAGAAATAATAGCTAAAGGTTAAACAAATGAAAAAGGAACTCTGAGGAGTTCCTTTTTTCATAGATAGATAGTTTTAAAAATACATTAAATATACTAACAGAAATACAATAAATTTTTCATTTCTAACTTTTTACTCTAATACTTCTAAATTTCTAATTTCTAATTTCTAATAAAAATTTTGCCTTTTAAAATAATATCCAGCTCACAATTAGCTGGTTGTTATTTTAAATTTGAAACCAATAACCATTGTCTAAAAGGGGTTATTTTGAACCTTGAAACATAACGAATAACTCTCAACAGTTACCTGTTATTTGTTAATAAATCTTTTTTCTTTTTTACTACAACTAGTTGGTTTATCATATTACTACTTACTACTTACTACTTACTACTTACTACTTACTACTTATTCTATTACCCTTGCTATTTTCAAAATACATTTTAACAAAAAAACTTTAACTTCTAATAATGATAATCCTAATGACCGACATTAACCAAAATTAAATTAACTTTTTGAAACTATCAACTATCTATCTTATTACAGTAATACACTAAAAAAAATGAAAAGTCAAATTTTTTTTATTTTTTTTTATAAAGTATCACTTATTTGATACTTTTTTAAAAAATATACTTTTTATGCTTGACTTTTTTTATTTCTTAGAATATAATCGGTTTGAAAAGGCACAAATGAACTAAAAAAAAACAGAAACAGGCAACTGTAGAACACAACATAAGTATATTAAACTTGGAGGTGAACCTTAAATAAAATTATCAAAATAAGATAAAACATCAGAAATAGATAATTATTTCGTCGGTTAATACTAAATTTAAGGATGGTGGATAAAATGAAAAAAAATAAATTAGATTGGTTAGTTATAGGGTTAGCATTATTTTCAATGTTTTTTGGAGCAGGAAATTTGATATTTCCTCCCAGTATAGGATTAGCTATGGGTGAAAATTGGTTAGTTTCAGCAATGGGATTTGCATTTACCGGTATAGGGCTTCCTGTATTAGGAGTGCTGACAATGAACAAGGTTGGAAGTTTTGAAAATTTTGCAGGGAAGGTATCAAAATCGTTTTTTACAATGTATTCATTACTTTTAATGGCATCAGTTGTATTTACAAATACACCAAGGACAGCAGCTACAGCATATGAATTAGGGCTGTTACCAAACCTTGGGAGTTTTCATATAAGCCCGATAATCATTTCAATAATATTCTTTGCAGTAACTCTATATATGTCATTGAATCCTTCTAGAGCGATAGATCAAGTAGGGAAGTTTCTTACTCCTACAATAGTTATTATTGTATTATCCATGATTGTTCTTGGTATAACGAATAAGGTTGCTGCTCCAGGGGCTTCCCATGTTCAGGTAAATTCATTTGGATTTGGATTTTCTCAAGGATATCAAACAATGGATGGTATCATGGCAGGGTTGTTCAGTATGGTTATATTAGCTAACTTGACTGCAAGGGGATATACTTCTAAAAATGAAAGAGC
Encoded here:
- a CDS encoding proline--tRNA ligase, coding for MRFSKMYAKTLKETPKDAEVVSHQLMLRSGMIKKLASGVYTYLPLGYKALKKVEKITREEMDRAGSQELFMPVLQPAELWKETGRWEVMGPEMMRLKDRHDRDFILGPTHEEVITDIIRNDISSYKSLPLSLYQIQTKFRDERRPRFGLMRGREFLMKDAYSFHATDESLDDEFENMKAAYTRVFERCGLKFRSVEADSGAIGGSGSQEFHVLAESGEDEIIFCNTCDYAANLEKAESVIKEEIVQTKEELAEVELRDTPNVAKIDDVCEYFGIPASKTVKAITYMDTLSLKVYMVLQRGDYEINEVKLKNLVNETDLVMLSDADLVAHNLIKGYMGPYNVELGDITLVADESVTKIINHTAGGNKVDTHYMNVNYGRDYTAHIVGDVRSVKAGEGCPRCSGGELESARGIEAGHVFKLGKKYSESMGATFLDENGKTNTMTMGCYGIGVSRTMAAAIEQNNDENGIIWPMSIAPYLVDVIPANIKDADQLGLAEKLYAELTDKNIDTVIDDRKERPGFKFKDADLIGFPIKLIVGRGAKDGLVEVKIRKTNEAFEVKAEEVISFIEEIIAKG
- a CDS encoding DUF4344 domain-containing metallopeptidase; the protein is MKKVLVLFMLNILVVFGEVQVKYSSSSEKEEKEVKEWMVKNRVIEDLTDTVNKEIKIEKELVVAVGDGDSVHYNPENREIVITYDFIIEVRERFKGEYKKEWEIYAKDAIEHTFYHELGHALVDLLNIPVLGKEEDAVDDFGIIMLILTKEDGEERAISAAELFFMEGLEIEEFSSEDLMDEHSLDDQRGYRSLNLVYGSNPEKYKDIAEDLKMDEDRRLMAQGIFEQQTINWLRLLKPYLKDGILLTTYKEFQ
- a CDS encoding MerR family transcriptional regulator, with the protein product MISRGELIKKYNVTLDTLRYYEKKKLLIPEYTDPESKRRYYSDTQLHFFYLIQCLKASGLSTKETTEFLKLKEECPVNSSTKNFLLGRMNILEDQIQSIHGYLNILNSIVETIDAENNLLEKPIIKTLQKRNIVSLKLDMSLDNLSQKKIMEIESPQLVRQFLNTSGLTFTFKENKLWADNYFLFPVENIKSEETNIMSEGRYFCVQFKANMKDEKDLLKTIEENIIHELSLLKEQGLEQNGPVYLISISSTITAKSDKDWIFEIQIPIK
- a CDS encoding VirK/YbjX family protein, whose translation is MKNIKFYYKLIKQGSKKGQLNTRKKKIRFSLRTMIFYPWMTELTDFIRNHDYLSARVFEYPILMSKIHRPYLSNSFKVGEKIKTIKDSYRFIDKYLSPGMRERLYTDGKIKIGEIRGNKEEVFEINLALYPHYDKEGEFNLILTNSDKVVLSTLTFSLQKVKDGFRIFVGGLQGAGRNVDHNIIKAATKSMYGIFPKKVVMESLYFLEKTLDMEIEKVCVGNAQHVYGAKRYKRKRTIHSSYDEFWESLNGKILNSGLWLLPKKLERKDILEVASKKRGQYRKKYNLLDQLEGSILNTVKGV
- a CDS encoding phaC PHA synthase, with the protein product MKKIKIILGMLFLLSSMSFATGLQLNVAGKGIPASQEVNGLRLNLIYGKTEAVKGVDFNLVALGDTDNFKGLQIGMLGANRIENTFKGAGIGVVNIHKGDSTGLLWGLVNVSKDVKGVRYGFVNYSKGRSTVDLGTVNISQSSAFQMGLFNKTDDLTGVQLGLINMAKTGFLPIFPFFNIDGRIF
- a CDS encoding serine/threonine protein phosphatase, yielding MNIVKLNMEDYDKVWIISDIHGYHNVFLKLMDKIKLTAKDLLIINGDSCDRGPSSLKMYETIEDLIERGLNIIHTFGNHEDLMVNAIEKGELFAWYRNGGRQTVDSYKKKYDILNKHLKYIKNMPIAVDLGKYFIVHGGINPEKSIEDQTPYEMTWIRGDFIDYPLLKTDKIIVYGHTPNLDGKIHFVSDQKISIDCGSYDTGVVGAIELKSMEIIYESTDRLNIYLNQHFKKR
- a CDS encoding glutathione ABC transporter substrate-binding protein codes for the protein MKKLIFIILSLLLLACGKEEVSKKTRDTLVIADSANPKSLDPHMGNDGSSLRINKQIYSRLVESTGDMEIIPGLAESWEQINPKTVEFKLRKGVKFHNGEDFTAEDVKYSFERMQTSPRIAFILPPLEEIKVIDDYTVQIVTKTPFGPLFAHLSHPALAIVNKKAIEKYGKDYGQHPVGTGPYKFESWDAGDKVTLVRNDEYFLTPPTFKHLVMRNIVEASNRTIGLETKELDIALSIGAVDIENIKNNKNLKLLEKPSISYSYIGFNNDKEVFKNKDLRLAINYAIDKQSIVDVVLDGAGKVATSPLAPGVFGFTDKTKAYEYNPEKAREYMVKAGYKDGLTLTLTIYEGNSNSDVATIVQAQLKEIGIDLIIQSYETGAFFTYTAEGKHEMFLGSWGCVTGDADYGLYAVYHSTAKGAAGNRSFYSNPEVDKLLEEGKISIDPERRKKIYEKAQEIIVDDAAEVMLYNRILSVGTQKDIQGLNLHPVTLHDFYPVSIGK
- a CDS encoding outer membrane beta-barrel protein, which codes for MKKKLLLMSLMTALSTGAMAISGSWGMSMEGENNSNAFNNGDMILPAITGTLFPMEDSSFYVGTKITTRIHLNNSAFYNADDRSLSKGDGRDRYEIFTGYTWTEGNFSFMPKIAYRYENYKFKQSKDQMHFVRINPNMKYTVNEDVTVYFKGLINPGTKKGDAYDWTNLDGTKTGHKDSYKHKSFSYEAELGAKYKLADNQDVAFGVYNEREIEKDKFERNIWEARAYYDYKFENGVKAGPYARFCLSRNDKGNGDNKFDKYSNKRNRYGIKADFPVSETFAMYSEVYYQVHKNAGIKKGNSVTNDRLFYKLGFTQKF